The proteins below come from a single Peromyscus maniculatus bairdii isolate BWxNUB_F1_BW_parent chromosome 13, HU_Pman_BW_mat_3.1, whole genome shotgun sequence genomic window:
- the Kcne4 gene encoding potassium voltage-gated channel subfamily E member 4 — MLRMEPLNSTHPSAAASSSPLESHVPSNSSGNGNEYFYILVVMSFYGIFLIGIMLGYMKSKRREKKSSLLLLYKDEERLWGEAMKPLPMMSGLRSAQVPMMLNMLQESVAPALSCTLCSMEGDSVSSESSSPDVHLTIQEEGADDELEETSETPLNESSEGSSENIHQNS, encoded by the coding sequence ATGCTGAGGATGGAGCCTCTGAACAGTACACACCCGAGCGCTGCAGCCTCCAGCAGCCCCCTCGAGTCCCATGTGCCTAGTAACAGCAGTGGTAATGGCAATGAATACTTCTATATTCTGGTCGTTATGTCCTTCTACGGCATTTTCCTGATCGGAATCatgctgggctacatgaaatccaAGAGACGGGAGAAGAAGTCTAGCCTCCTGCTGCTGTACAAAGATGAGGAGAGGCTGTGGGGGGAGGCTATGAAGCCGCTGCCCATGATGTCGGGCCTGAGGTCAGCACAGGTGCCCATGATGCTGAATATGCTGCAAGAGAGCGTGGCGCCTGCACTCTCTTGCACCCTCTGCTCAATGGAAGGGGACAGTGTGAGCTCTGAGTCCTCCTCCCCAGACGTGCACCTCACCAtccaggaggaaggagctgaCGATGAGCTGGAGGAGACCTCCGAGACACCTCTCAATGAAAGCAGTGAAGGGTCTTCAGAAAACATTCATCAGAATTCCTAG